In one window of Clavelina lepadiformis chromosome 4, kaClaLepa1.1, whole genome shotgun sequence DNA:
- the LOC143453244 gene encoding uncharacterized protein LOC143453244 isoform X4, which yields MVRYDESCSGFEIFVLGVGIWCVGEGCQIVFFLPVEKLFRVDSMGFLDCQNVNFMITHKGGDMSERSGGGVVKQSFCSSPFSRFSASDASSDETVTKSEEPQDSSEVDGTWESETTMGVGT from the exons ATGGTTCGATATGATGAGAGCTGTTCCggatttgaaatatttgtcctTGGAGTTGGTATCTGGTGCGTTGGTGAAGGATgtcaaattgttttctttttgccaGTGGAGAAGTTGTTTCGGGTTGATTCTATGGGCTTCTTGGATTGCCAAAATGTCAATTTTATGATCACGCATAAAGGAGGGGATATGTCGGAGAGATCTG GAGGAGGAGTAGTGAAGCAAAGCTTTTGTTCGAGTCCTTTCAGTCGCTTTTCTGCATCGGATGCGTCCAGTGACGAGACGGTCACGAAGTCAGAAGAGCCGCAGGATTCCTCTGAGGTTGACGGGACTTGGGAATCTGAGACAACAATGGGCGTGGGGACTTGA
- the LOC143453244 gene encoding uncharacterized protein LOC143453244 isoform X3, which produces MIEKLLNRMISRFQRKVECIRDVTWRIWRPPSLKGAMSFFLAKGSNFLGYQRNLKMRLESVGYGWYVLSQENGVVGVLLQTEGSRSDIRAIEGRLDVEKDGFQGSARNSALLRGGNEISESG; this is translated from the exons ATGATTGAGAAGTTGTTGAACAGGATGATTTCCAGGTTTCAG AGAAAAGTGGAGTGTATTCGGGATGTAACATGGAGAATTTGGAGACCTCCTTCATTGAAGGGGGCGATGAGTTTTTTTCTTGCCAAGGGTTCCAATTTTCTGGGATACCAGAGAAACTTGAAGATGAGGTTG GAGAGCGTTGGATATGGTTGGTATGTCCTTAGCCAGGAGAATGGTGTCGTCGGCGTACTGCTGCAGACTGAGGGAAGTAGATCTGATATTCGGGCAATTGAG GGCCGCCTGGATGTTGAGAAGGATGGTTTCCAGGGATCTGCCAGGAATTCCGCATTGCTGAGAGGAGGAAATGAG ATCTCTGAGAGTGGGTGA
- the LOC143453244 gene encoding uncharacterized protein LOC143453244 isoform X8, which translates to MENLETSFIEGGDEFFSCQGFQFSGIPEKLEDEESVGYGWYVLSQENGVVGVLLQTEGSRSDIRAIEGRLDVEKDGFQGSARNSALLRGGNEISESG; encoded by the exons ATGGAGAATTTGGAGACCTCCTTCATTGAAGGGGGCGATGAGTTTTTTTCTTGCCAAGGGTTCCAATTTTCTGGGATACCAGAGAAACTTGAAGATGAG GAGAGCGTTGGATATGGTTGGTATGTCCTTAGCCAGGAGAATGGTGTCGTCGGCGTACTGCTGCAGACTGAGGGAAGTAGATCTGATATTCGGGCAATTGAG GGCCGCCTGGATGTTGAGAAGGATGGTTTCCAGGGATCTGCCAGGAATTCCGCATTGCTGAGAGGAGGAAATGAG ATCTCTGAGAGTGGGTGA
- the LOC143453244 gene encoding uncharacterized protein LOC143453244 isoform X5 — translation MIEKLLNRMISRFQRKVECIRDVTWRIWRPPSLKGAMSFFLAKGSNFLGYQRNLKMRLESVGYGWYVLSQENGVVGVLLQTEGSRSDIRAIEGRLDVEKDGFQGSARNSALLRGGNEVIA, via the exons ATGATTGAGAAGTTGTTGAACAGGATGATTTCCAGGTTTCAG AGAAAAGTGGAGTGTATTCGGGATGTAACATGGAGAATTTGGAGACCTCCTTCATTGAAGGGGGCGATGAGTTTTTTTCTTGCCAAGGGTTCCAATTTTCTGGGATACCAGAGAAACTTGAAGATGAGGTTG GAGAGCGTTGGATATGGTTGGTATGTCCTTAGCCAGGAGAATGGTGTCGTCGGCGTACTGCTGCAGACTGAGGGAAGTAGATCTGATATTCGGGCAATTGAG GGCCGCCTGGATGTTGAGAAGGATGGTTTCCAGGGATCTGCCAGGAATTCCGCATTGCTGAGAGGAGGAAATGAG gtTATTGCCTGA
- the LOC143453244 gene encoding uncharacterized protein LOC143453244 isoform X1, with protein sequence MIEKLLNRMISRFQRKVECIRDVTWRIWRPPSLKGAMSFFLAKGSNFLGYQRNLKMRLESVGYGWYVLSQENGVVGVLLQTEGSRSDIRAIEGASLSDAAGDWYLLRKALSSLDESKRLVINYFNPVDYGARAAWMLRRMVSRDLPGIPHC encoded by the exons ATGATTGAGAAGTTGTTGAACAGGATGATTTCCAGGTTTCAG AGAAAAGTGGAGTGTATTCGGGATGTAACATGGAGAATTTGGAGACCTCCTTCATTGAAGGGGGCGATGAGTTTTTTTCTTGCCAAGGGTTCCAATTTTCTGGGATACCAGAGAAACTTGAAGATGAGGTTG GAGAGCGTTGGATATGGTTGGTATGTCCTTAGCCAGGAGAATGGTGTCGTCGGCGTACTGCTGCAGACTGAGGGAAGTAGATCTGATATTCGGGCAATTGAG GGGGCATCCCTGTCGGACGCCGCAGGAGATTGGTATCTCTTGAGAAAGGCCTTGAGTAGTTTGGATGAAAGCAAGCGGCTGgtcataaattattttaatccaGTTGACTATGGTGCTAG GGCCGCCTGGATGTTGAGAAGGATGGTTTCCAGGGATCTGCCAGGAATTCCGCATTGCTGA
- the LOC143453244 gene encoding uncharacterized protein LOC143453244 isoform X2, which translates to MENLETSFIEGGDEFFSCQGFQFSGIPEKLEDEESVGYGWYVLSQENGVVGVLLQTEGSRSDIRAIEGASLSDAAGDWYLLRKALSSLDESKRLVINYFNPVDYGARAAWMLRRMVSRDLPGIPHC; encoded by the exons ATGGAGAATTTGGAGACCTCCTTCATTGAAGGGGGCGATGAGTTTTTTTCTTGCCAAGGGTTCCAATTTTCTGGGATACCAGAGAAACTTGAAGATGAG GAGAGCGTTGGATATGGTTGGTATGTCCTTAGCCAGGAGAATGGTGTCGTCGGCGTACTGCTGCAGACTGAGGGAAGTAGATCTGATATTCGGGCAATTGAG GGGGCATCCCTGTCGGACGCCGCAGGAGATTGGTATCTCTTGAGAAAGGCCTTGAGTAGTTTGGATGAAAGCAAGCGGCTGgtcataaattattttaatccaGTTGACTATGGTGCTAG GGCCGCCTGGATGTTGAGAAGGATGGTTTCCAGGGATCTGCCAGGAATTCCGCATTGCTGA
- the LOC143453244 gene encoding uncharacterized protein LOC143453244 isoform X6, with translation MSFFLAKGSNFLGYQRNLKMRLESVGYGWYVLSQENGVVGVLLQTEGSRSDIRAIEGASLSDAAGDWYLLRKALSSLDESKRLVINYFNPVDYGARAAWMLRRMVSRDLPGIPHC, from the exons ATGAGTTTTTTTCTTGCCAAGGGTTCCAATTTTCTGGGATACCAGAGAAACTTGAAGATGAGGTTG GAGAGCGTTGGATATGGTTGGTATGTCCTTAGCCAGGAGAATGGTGTCGTCGGCGTACTGCTGCAGACTGAGGGAAGTAGATCTGATATTCGGGCAATTGAG GGGGCATCCCTGTCGGACGCCGCAGGAGATTGGTATCTCTTGAGAAAGGCCTTGAGTAGTTTGGATGAAAGCAAGCGGCTGgtcataaattattttaatccaGTTGACTATGGTGCTAG GGCCGCCTGGATGTTGAGAAGGATGGTTTCCAGGGATCTGCCAGGAATTCCGCATTGCTGA
- the LOC143453244 gene encoding uncharacterized protein LOC143453244 isoform X7 has product MIEKLLNRMISRFQRKVECIRDVTWRIWRPPSLKGAMSFFLAKGSNFLGYQRNLKMRRALDMVGMSLARRMVSSAYCCRLREVDLIFGQLRAAWMLRRMVSRDLPGIPHC; this is encoded by the exons ATGATTGAGAAGTTGTTGAACAGGATGATTTCCAGGTTTCAG AGAAAAGTGGAGTGTATTCGGGATGTAACATGGAGAATTTGGAGACCTCCTTCATTGAAGGGGGCGATGAGTTTTTTTCTTGCCAAGGGTTCCAATTTTCTGGGATACCAGAGAAACTTGAAGATGAG GAGAGCGTTGGATATGGTTGGTATGTCCTTAGCCAGGAGAATGGTGTCGTCGGCGTACTGCTGCAGACTGAGGGAAGTAGATCTGATATTCGGGCAATTGAG GGCCGCCTGGATGTTGAGAAGGATGGTTTCCAGGGATCTGCCAGGAATTCCGCATTGCTGA